The Anoplopoma fimbria isolate UVic2021 breed Golden Eagle Sablefish chromosome 10, Afim_UVic_2022, whole genome shotgun sequence sequence AATTTTCTATGTTTTGCTAATCgattaaagttaaattaaaaggGATTTGGAATCGTATCTCTGCTTTTTAATAATGTACGAACATTTGCTGCTTCAGGAGGTTGTGTGAGGTCACTGTGAGCGCCCTGCCATGCCTGCTGGGTTAATAACAGGGCCAGACTGGTGACGGAGAGCTGGCAGGATGCCGCTTGGCTGAGACGCAGTGTCATTAGCTCCAGGAGGTGATGAATAGCTTGTGGTCAGGAGCCTGGGCTCCAAGCTTCCCTTTAAATCCAGAGAAGTTGCTCTTTTAAACTAAATAGCTGAGCTGTGAGATACAAGATAGTATTATATGTGTCATTGTTTTACAAAGGTTAATATCATTTTCTCCaactgtacaaaataaacaaaggtTTCTAAGATACACCAGGCTAAATCTAATGCAGTCTAACAAAACAATCCTGCAACAAATCCTTCCTTTATGAAGGTTATtatattcagtttttgttgaaaatctTTGGGAGAGGTGTTAATTCAACCTTATATTCATTTTGGAGGCTTTAGTctatgttgttatttcaaaaGATGTGTcagtttattctatttttagGGTGCCCTTTTAACATCAACCCAGAGACAAACAGATGTAAATTAGACTTGTGGACtaatctgttctttttttctgctgatcagTGAGCATTGTCCCTGtcaaacatattaataaaaaaggatACAAATGTTCCACTCCTTTTAAAGCAGTGAGAGAAGACTAAATATAAAACCCCTCTTAACATAGTCCTATGTAATTACATTACAGgtatcatttttattcttattttctttcactttagTTCAGActaatatctcaacaactattggatggaatTCCCATAAAAAATGAGTACAGACGTTAATGTTCCTCTGAGCATTTGCATATGTCTCAAAGTACTACTGTCTCACTACACCTTAGTCTTGATTTAATGATATATTCTCCCAAAGGCAGATTTTATGgtgaacttgttttctttcttttataagTTATATCGTTCTTCTTATAAAATAACCCTAAGGTCTAAATccctccatttaaaaaaaaaaaaaaaaaaaaaaaggggcttTAAGTTTCATGGCTTTTTTACATAAGCCCACATAAAGCTTTTCTttacatgtcatttattttaggTGGTACAATTCAACATTAACTAAACAGTATTAATCAAGCATAATCATAtgaaatgcaaataataaaTGGCTCAAGGTCAGAGCATTGCAGTGTAACTGTGAATCTGTCTCATCACtctgatgtaaaataaatacatgtgtaAAGCTACAACCACAGTGGTGGCTGCTGCAGTGAAGGTTGCACAGAGGTGTACAGCTTGTGACCTTTAAAATCACGATAAATGACTCTGGTGAGATCAGTGGAGCTGAATCAACACAAGACATGACTTCCAGTATCCACAGTCGCTCTGCCTATTAAAGGTTAAACATGTGTGAAATTGGAAACTGGTAAGGAGAAATTATCtctcaccttttttttgacGAGTTTACAACAGGAGTGCTTTATTGATCTTTATGTGTGTCAAATTGTAtgtaatgataatgatgataataattcCATCTTGTGTTTTTCCCTCTTTATCTCCATAGATATGTCCGAATACTTCCACTTCTCATTGCAGTCTGCCACCTCACTCTGGCCTTCCCCACACAAACTCCATCAGCATTTGGTACTTCTGCATTTTACAATTTTATCTTACTGTTTGTATTCGTTCGCATTCAGTTATAATAAGAACACAAAGAtgttttcaaaagtaagatCACTATTTTCATAGATCCACTCTGTTATTAATGCTCcctatccttttttttcttcttcctgcagATGATGTCCGGCAGCTCCAGGTGAACATCCCTCACTCAGGTCCTGTTTCCGCCTCACTGGGCAGCTCCATCTCCATCCCTTGTTTGgtgtctctgtcctcttcctcccctgttGCACCGCGGGTCAAGTGGACTGTGGTGTCTGGTGGTGCGGAGACTCAGATCTTGGTGGCGCGGGGTCAAAGAGTGAAGGTCAACGAAGCATACCGAGACCGCGCAGCCTGGCTCAACTACACTTCATCCCCCGATGATCTGTCACTGTGGTTGGGAGATTTACGCTCAAGTGACTCGGGCCACTATCGCTGTGAGGTGCAGCAAGGCCTGGAGGACGCCAGTGACCTTGTAGAACTCAAGGTCAAAGgtaacaaacaacattttattacatgaATTGACATTTACTGGTAATATACTATTGTTAAACAATCATTTTGTATAATCTGAATATAAATTTGtgcttatttgtgtgtgtttaggtgttgTATTCCACTACAGGGATGCTTTGGGTCGCTATGCGTTTTCCTTCCATCAGGCTCAGAGGGCTTGTGAGGCCATCGGGGCACAAATCACGACTCCTGACCAGCTGCTGGCCGCTTATTATGATGGCTACGAGCAGTGTGATGCAGGCTGGCTGGCAGACCAGTCTGTCAGGTATCTCATCAGCTCTCATCTCAAGCCTGTATTTAACTTTAATGGCTGCACCTCTTTGTTTAATGAAACACATTCTAAACATTCACATTTCCCCAAAATTCAATCAGAATTGTGTTTGGTATATATGTAAAGTATACAGGATATTCTCTTTCATTTAAATccaagtttacaatgtttaagaGATAAAGTTTACAAGAGAAATGCGGATCGTTTCCATTCTTGCAGGTACCCAATCCAAGTGCCTCGTGAAGGTTGTTATGGTGACATGGATGGCCAACCAGGCGTGAGAAACTACGGCACAATGGATCCAGATGATCTATTTGATGTTTACTGTTATGTGGAGGAAACTGACGGTATAAATAATGATACCTATTTCTATGACTAAAGTCAGACTCATACTAGATCTTTAAGGCCAATTCTGATTCTAGAACATATCAGGCACCatggatttaaacaaacaaaaaaataacattttaaatattctgtgTTTGTAGGGGAGGTGTTTCATGAGTCCATCCCACAGCAGTTGTCGTTTGATGAAGCACAGTCATattgcagagcagcaggagcagagtTGGCTACAACAGCACAGCTGTACTTGGCATGGAGTGAAGGTCTGGATCGTTGCAGCCCTGGGTGGTTGTCTGATGGCAGTGTGCGCTACCCCATCCTAGCCCCTAGAGAGCGCTGCGGAGGGCCTCAGCCAGGCGTCAAAACCCTCTACCGCTTCAGCAACCAAACTGGCTTCCCACAGCCATCCAGCCTCCATGACGTGTATTGTTTCAGACGTAAGTATCTAGTTTCTCATAAAGTTCTTGTGCACAAAAAAATTTTACATGTCAAAAATGCATCGGATGAGCATATAAAAAAATGGACATTCAGGTCAATGTAAATGTAAGGtatttgtaatgtgtgtgtatgtactaAAGCTGTAAGGAGGTggacaaaatgtttgaattagAGATTCATGTATATTTTTTGAATCACATTTTGAATCACTTATCTGTCTACTTACAGAATATAGAAATACTCCCACCGAGTCTCCCATGGATGATGTGGCCACAGGGCCTGAGGACATTGGACAAGATGTTGTTATTCTTATGGAAACAGATCAAGAGCTGCAAATAGACCAACATGTAGAGCAGGTGGAGCTCAAGGCTCAAAGGGTGCTCGAATCatttccccttttctcctccaaGGAAAACCTGGTTGACATGCACCCAACAGTTGAATCAGACACAATAACATCTCCTGTCAACATCACACCTACATTAGACTTCCTTCAGGCATTGAATGAAACTGCATCTCCTACAGAAATGAGCTCCCAGCATCCTACTGCACAGATGAACACTACTTTCAGCACCACAGAAACCTACGATTCCCCACAAAACACTTCATTACTGCCCAGTGTTTACAATGAGACAGATTCACACCACAACTTCAACATCACTTTTCACCAATCTGATCTCGAAAGCACCACAGGGTTTCCCGAGTCATCATTTGAACTTCACACACATAACCAGACAGTTCCAGACACTAATCCGGAAGAGAATACATCTGAGAGGCGAAAGGATTTGCAAGAAATACAAGAGATCAACTTTGATTTTGACAGGTCGCAAGCCAATTACAGCGAGACAGACAGCAATCATACTCAAGAGGAGAGTCTCTGGGAGATAACCTCTATAACCCTTGGCCCCATGGTTCACgtgaagctggaggaggaaacagTAGAAACTCCTGTGCAGGTGTTTCTCTCAACTCAGGcctcaaaagaagaagaaattgttACACAACCAGCACAAACTACAAAATCTACCATCATGGAGCAAACCTCATTGTGGGCCAATCTGGATGGGTCTGGAGATATTTCTCAAGGTATGTTGAGCATACATTTTAGATCCTAGATCTTACAAAAGAACACTCATTAAAATATTAGATGATTCATTTAGCATTTTAGTAAATACACTTTTTCACACCctcaagagttagatgagaatattGATATAACTCTTGtgtctgtacggtaaatatgaagctacaatcAGCAGACagttaggttagcttagcataaagacaggaaacatgggGATGAGCTTGCTGGCGCTTTTTAAAGATAACATTAACCAGCTACCATAACCTCTATAACTCAGACTTTTGATTCAGTCGAAAAATTAAGTGTAACAATGGCACGTTTCGGTGTTAAGGGGGTTTATGTGTCAGCTTATTTCTTGGCTGGAGGGAGTGACTAACAGGAGTGTCGTCACTGTGAGTGTCATCACAGCAGAAACATCATATAGTTACCACACCTGTTCAAGAAGAAATTCAGCATATAACACCTTCCCCTTTAACTTGatattttaacactttgttttggtttagaTTACGCAGCCTCGAAATAACATCTTTATTAGTGAGGTTTTTAGAGGTACCGAGAGGGGTATTTTGACAGAGTCTAGCTAACTGTTGTCCCttatttccagtctttgtgctaagctaaactaactgGTTGCTGGCTGTAActtcatattaatatatatgagaGGGGTATCGgttttctcatctaactcttggcaaggtagaaaataaaggtaaaatgaaaataaaggtaaaatgaaaaaactctTCCCTTAATGGATGTATTTACAGCACTAAAATGTGGTGTGCTCTTTTCTAGAGAGTGACATTGACATGGAAGCAGTCAGCTTAATCTACACATCAGAATCTTCTTCTTCCGGCTTCACCACTCATGCGTCACTTTCTACTTCGACTAGTAGTGCTTCAACTGAGCCTCGAACAGCACTCCCTGATTTGTCCCTTCCATCTGGGTCACGCCATTCTGACAACCTGGGCTTGGATATCTACTCCACAGCACCACAGTTATGGGAGTCCTCCAATTCTAGACAGGAGGGAAGTACAAGCTTAGAAATTGAAGACACAATCACTCTGGAAAGCgaagaaaaacagctgcagcCGACAAAGTTTGAAGACAGCCTTGTATCTGGAGCAAGTTTAGCTACCACTGTGTCTCCAGAGGGATTGCACACCTCCCGGTTGCCTACTGATTCCTCAACAGCACGGTATCGAACATCAGGGTACAGAGTGTATTTGGATACTACTACCACTGGGTATGAAGAGGCAAGTGGACATGAACTTGCTACAGTTACTGCAATCCTTGGAGAAGACATTAACCTTGCTCCAACCAATGAAGAGGATGTTAAGATTAACCGAATCATTGAAGAGGAAGTTACAGTTACCCCAACCCTTGAAGAAGAAATGACAGTTTCGCCAACTCTTGATGAAAAAGCTTCCTTTTCACTTGAAGAAGATGCAGACATTGCCCCAACCCTAGCCCTTGAAGAAGAAACTAAAGTTGCTCCAACCCTCGAAAAAGAAACTAACGTTTCTCTAGTCCTTATAAAAGAAGTTAACGTTGCCCCAACCCTTGAAGAAAACGATAACAACGCACCGACTCTTGGAGAAGAAGCTAGCATTGCCTCAATCcttgaagaaaaatataatgttgCACCAACTCTTAAAGTAGAAGCTAACGCTGATCCAACCCTTGAAAAAGAAGCTAACGTTACTCCGGTCCTTATAAAAGAAGTGAACGTTACCCCAACTCTTGAAGAAAAAGATAACGTTACCCCAACCCCAACTCTTGAAGATAAAGATAACGTTGCACCAACACTTGAAGAAGAAGATAACGTTGCACCAACACTTGAAGAAGAAGCTAACGTTTCTCCGGTCCTTATAAAAGAAGTGAACGTTACCTCAACTCTTGAAGAAAAAGATAACGTTGCACCAACAATTGAAGAAGAAGATAATGTTGCACCAACACTTGAAGAAGAAGCTAACGTTTCTCCAGTCCTTATAAGAGAAGTTAACGTTGCCCCAACCCTTGAAGAAAAAGATAATGTTGCAACAGCTCTTGTAGAAGAAGCTGGCAATGCCCAAACCCATGAAGAAACGTATATTGCCCCAACCCTTGCCCTTGAAGAAGAAGCTAGCATTTCCCCAACCCTTGTAGAAAAAGATTATGTTGCCCTAACTCATGGAGAAGAAGCTAGAGTTACCCCAACCGTCGAAGAAGAGTACGTAGCTCCAACCCTCGAAGAAGGAGCGTACGTTGCTCCAACCTTTGAGGAAGACTTTACTGTATTTCCACTCGATTCACAAACATCCAACTGGGCTCTGCTGACCACCACAACAAGACCCCAAGAGTCTCTGAATGATATAGAGTACAGCAGAACAAACTCCCCCATCATCTCCACAGCAGCTCTAGATTCCTCCTCCAGTACAAAgcccactgctgctgctacaaagACCACCATCACGTCCACCACCCACTGGACCAGACGCACATGGAGCCCTACCACCTCTGCACCAAATGTGTTCCACAAGACGGCTGAGCCCCGGAAGGTGACAACCTTCATACCACCAGTGGATCAAGGTCTGGTGGATGTTGAGTTTAGTCTCACCCAGCCGCCCACCCTTCTTATCTTGCCCAATGAGAGGGCAGCTGTAGGCGGAACAGGGAAAGCTTCAGGTAATGTTAAAGCCACTCTCATCAGCCTAACCGTCCTCCTCTTGCTACTCAACGCAATGATACACTAAAAATCCCTGATCTGTCCTCAACCTGCCTATGCTCCATTTTCTATAAAACACCTCCCCTCCTTTTTCAAATGACTTCCCACGTTTGTTTCACTTGTTGTCTCAGAAAGCCCACTCACACTTCTGACTTCTCCTGCTTCACCTTAAAATGCTCCTCACTTCTCTCCTTGTGACCCCCACCTCCTTTTCGAGAAACTCACACTGGGACAGCTCCCATTTGACTTTTGTCAACAGTCCACTCTTGTTGTGCATGATATTTTCTTCCTCATCCCAAGATTGACTTCTGTGAAGTACTGTATTATACTGGTATGTTTCTGAATGAGTGTTTCAGTGCGTCCTCTAGGATAATTTTCTGCAAGAGGAATTGTTATGGTGATAGCGTTAGTAAAGCTATTATTCAGTTGATTGTATTtgcaaataatacaattattctCTTTCCTATTACTTTTTTCTCGCTAAATTGCAGTGTCTTTTGCAGTAATCTGGAAGTAGCTTGATAAAGGGACTTTTCTCTAGAATGTAACAGCGATTATGTTGAATGCAACAATATTGATAAGTGCAACAgcaataatgttttatatttaatccaTAACTTGACATCAAGTGTTTaaaatcttttctttcctcagaTTTTTAGACTTGTATTGCTATTTTACACAGCACAGAatgttattatgtttataagcacaaatgttttttcagtgtTGATTTATTGTTGAATGGTAGcatttggaaatgtgttttaaatctCCTTTATGGGTCATTAATGTTTctcaattcatgtttttttgtgtaatctTCATTTTCCAAGATTTGTACAGTATTGTGTTTTTAGGTGTAAGAATGATAAAAATCAACTAATATATGTTTGTTCTTGTCTCACCATCAGTTGATGAATCTGTTATAAGTCTCAAAAGTtgtatttaactgtaaaatgttttatttgttcctGCTACTAAAAATATCAGTTGCTTTGTGTGGAAACCAATGTGTGCCaagaaaacctttaaaataacAAGTTAGGTATGATAATAAATTCAAggtaagtacattttttttcattaagtcAAGTTTTTAGTCTCAAAAGCTATGACTCACTCACTCAAAATTTTGCCttaatatattatcattttgactttttcattttgaaaatgtattttgcacaGTGTCATctcttttgggtttttttttttagagctagAGCACATGTGTTTTCCATTAAAGTGCATACAGCAACAGAACAGAACTTAAAATGATGCACAAACAAACTAGAGTGGCACTGCATGAGGCTCCATTCATCTTTACAGATGCTTTCAGTGTTCTGCATCACAAAACAGAGTTACTCTTTACCAGCAATCCTTTCTTATCAACTACCTGACACGTTCCAGTCTGCAATATTTGTGGTAAAAAGTGACACTCCATGTGCAAAGGCTTCACTTAGCACATTTGCATTGACATTTGGGACATGGTATCTAGAGGTATGAGATGTAAGTCTATTAACAAATAAAGGACAAAagaggatttgttttttaaaagataattcaAATTGTACCTACAAGAACAATAGCAGCTGATACAACAAGTTTGGATGATTCACAATGTATTTTCATCCAACAAAGGTcctattattttattgtattcaaCATGGTGGTGAAGCTGTACGTCACATTGATTCACATTGTCTGATTGATCTCACATTTAAACTCAAGACTTAAGACTGGCAAGCTCCAGTTCTAATCTAAAGTTGcatttataatttgttttgcaaCTGAATATATACAGTATTGTATACATAACACTGTGTAAACAGGTTTTTACTGTTAACATAATACTATGTCACGGtgatgaaaaaaacaggaaaagcatccacataaatatttatttatcgaGACAAGCTTTCAGACAAAGACCTTTTTAAAGTTTCAGTAAATTAATATTGCATAGGTCGGACCATGCAGAtgctttttgttaatttttcacatttaatctTAGTTACAGCGCCTCCATTAAGCTTTTAATTTGCTGAGCAGTGGTGATTAATTATTTGACTATTCGTGGTGATAAAAGACTGGAGACTCAGCCATTTTAAGACAGTGGGAAAGCCACCACTCATGGATTCAGTAATTGAAATAACTAACATCACATAATGTGATGTTAGTTACCTGACACGTTCCAGTCTGCAATATTTGTGGTAAAAAGTGACACTCCATGTGCAAAGGCTTCACTTAGCACATTTGCATTGACATTTGGGACATGGTATCTAGAGGTATGAGATGTAAGTCTATTAACAAAGGACAGCACAAGGCAATTTATTGTCTTGTGCTGTTTGAGGAAACTGCACTTAAACCAGATAAATCAAGCAGACATTTCTACAGAAAGGGCTGAGAGTTGAACCAAGGTTCCTGTTGCTgtgcaaaaaaatcaaagtgCAGATGCCAACATGGGTCACAGCACAAGGTTTTAATTTTTGTATACTTAACCAAAGTTGTGTATTTTTCAGCAAAACTGAATGAGGGTTTTACTTTGAGTGCACGTGATTCTCATTTGACTTGTGTAAAACAGTTATTACcttccacatacacacacactgacccaaTGAAAAGATTTTAGTGTGCAGGATAATTACAGACACCACAGAGCTCTTGTTTATAGGGTGCAAAAGGAAGCAAATCAACCAAATCCACTTGTGTAATGTTTAATTTCGGTTCAGACACATATGCCTccattttgtcttcttttacaGATATATAAAATTAAACTCCAACCCCTCTTTTTCTTCAGTACTTCAAACCAAAAAGCCAAAGTTATTTCCTATGTACAGCCTAATCAaccattatttattcaaataggtCGACACAAAGACTTTAAACTTAAAGTTCAACGGGAAATTACATGattaactgtttgttttctcaacaTAGTTTAGAAATTGAGAGTAATAGTCCCGTGcaagcattttaaaaagcatgGAAAAAGAGATGcaagtgtgaaataaatgtacaaaGGTTATTAGATTGAGGGGATAGCCTATTTGAATTACAGGGTGAGTTAGTGAGtaaaaatgatgtgaaacaCAGAAGATTTATGAATGGAAAGAACAAGCCAGAGTCCTTATCATTAATGGGCACTTAACATGACCCATAACCCATAACATGTTTCACATACTGTAATATATAATGATTAAGCAGATGGAATTCTTAAACAGATCACAACACAGTCTGTAGATTGTTATGTGTAATTGTGTCTATttgtattttgagtttttttaagtgtaaCTCTTTTGCACCTTTAACCcaacaattaaaatacaattcattGTAATGTACAATGATGAATCTAGCTCCAAACTTCTGCGAATCGACTGAAACGTTGTGGATAGAGTAGACCAGGTTGtaataaaggaaaatgtatCGCGGTTTTAGATGACCTGGCCCATTAAGTCTTTTTGTGATTATATTTGGAATCATTAAGGCTCCACCTTACAGAAGTACCATTTGAAAGTGATTTGTGTTAATGAAGAgtgcaagaagaagaagacagataTCAGAGATGTACCAAAGAAGACAGAAGACTTTGACCTCATGTGACACTCTGACGTTTGTCCTCTGCTGGTGGTTTGCTCAGGTGGCAGTTGGCTCCTTATGCTTCAACACTTCCTTGTGATGGCCTTTAGTATGACACTCTTATTGTTAAATTTGCTCATATTAATTTATCTCTTTGAATGTGTATAATTCCCTTGAACACATGTGCAGTTGCAATTACGTCATCCTCTAACTTCAATCTTCATTTCTTAAATCTTTTGATGCAGcaaatccttttttatttatatttgcaagaagttttcctctgttttgtttcagatgCCTGTGTGAACGACCCCTGTCTCAATGGAGGCACCTGCACTGACCGGGACGGGCAGATTCAATGTCTCTGTCTGCCAACATATGGAGGAGACTTCTGTCAGACCGGTGAGCTCTCTGCTTTCTTGCAGTGGATATTGTTTCTGTCATGTTTGTAAAACCTGTTAAGGTTCCTTGTTtgtcctgtctcctcctctgtgatgtTTTCAGACCTGGAGCAATGTGAACCAGGCTGGGATAAGTTCCACGGTTTCTGCTACCGACACTTCAGCCAGCGCCTCAGCTGGGAGGTCGCAGAGCAGCACTGTCGCATGCTGGGAGGTCACCTGGTGTCCATCATCACCCCTGAGGAACAGAGTTACATCAACAGTAGGTTTAGTAGGTGCAACACGTTACTTTCTCCTATACAAGTGTGTCTTGAGGACCGAATATAATTGCCTTATTTTATTCCTCAGACAACTACAAAGAATACCAGTGGACCGGTTTGAATGATAAAACCATTGAGGATGATTTCCGCTGGTCTGATGGCAACCCGATGGTGAGCAATATGAGAAACCACAAGTCTGACTGGgctcatacaaaataaatccattCATATGTGTGAGCACCAAACAGCACACAGTGCATCGCAGGAGAGAAACGTTGATGTCCAagctattttattattttaaaggaatCAAGAGATTTTAAGGGGCATTCCACTGATTTTACACCTCAAGTAAAACTGCATACACAAATAAGTATATTTCCCAATTTGTTGAGCTAGTTCTTTAAGGAAGTGCAATACTGAATGGTGGGAGTAGCATActcttttaatatataattgAATATATTAGTATTCTCCTTTTTTCATTATAATTTGTTTCTAATTTTGATACACCCCTTGGTTGGATGACACATTTACTTGATACCAGAATTTTAGGCTTTGGGAAAACAGCCAAACTAAGTGATGATTTAATGCCACTTTTATGATTTCTCACAGTTTACAAAAAATGGTGTTGGAATAATTCCATTTGTTGTGCTACATTTATATGATACTACTTCATacaaaaataaggaaataagtGTGAAGAACCATTTTATTAATGTGGATTTAC is a genomic window containing:
- the bcan gene encoding brevican core protein, giving the protein MLKRDYEDDMSKADGWCEAPTAAAGPQDDPYKAPFTLSEGIDDVRQLQVNIPHSGPVSASLGSSISIPCLVSLSSSSPVAPRVKWTVVSGGAETQILVARGQRVKVNEAYRDRAAWLNYTSSPDDLSLWLGDLRSSDSGHYRCEVQQGLEDASDLVELKVKGVVFHYRDALGRYAFSFHQAQRACEAIGAQITTPDQLLAAYYDGYEQCDAGWLADQSVRYPIQVPREGCYGDMDGQPGVRNYGTMDPDDLFDVYCYVEETDGEVFHESIPQQLSFDEAQSYCRAAGAELATTAQLYLAWSEGLDRCSPGWLSDGSVRYPILAPRERCGGPQPGVKTLYRFSNQTGFPQPSSLHDVYCFRQYRNTPTESPMDDVATGPEDIGQDVVILMETDQELQIDQHVEQVELKAQRVLESFPLFSSKENLVDMHPTVESDTITSPVNITPTLDFLQALNETASPTEMSSQHPTAQMNTTFSTTETYDSPQNTSLLPSVYNETDSHHNFNITFHQSDLESTTGFPESSFELHTHNQTVPDTNPEENTSERRKDLQEIQEINFDFDRSQANYSETDSNHTQEESLWEITSITLGPMVHVKLEEETVETPVQVFLSTQASKEEEIVTQPAQTTKSTIMEQTSLWANLDGSGDISQESDIDMEAVSLIYTSESSSSGFTTHASLSTSTSSASTEPRTALPDLSLPSGSRHSDNLGLDIYSTAPQLWESSNSRQEGKARVTPTVEEEYVAPTLEEGAYVAPTFEEDFTVFPLDSQTSNWALLTTTTRPQESLNDIEYSRTNSPIISTAALDSSSSTKPTAAATKTTITSTTHWTRRTWSPTTSAPNVFHKTAEPRKVTTFIPPVDQGLVDVEFSLTQPPTLLILPNERAAVGGTGKASVFLCFVSDACVNDPCLNGGTCTDRDGQIQCLCLPTYGGDFCQTDLEQCEPGWDKFHGFCYRHFSQRLSWEVAEQHCRMLGGHLVSIITPEEQSYINNNYKEYQWTGLNDKTIEDDFRWSDGNPMLYENWYKGQPDSYFLSGEDCVVMVWHDEGRWSDVPCNYHLAYTCKKGTSSCGPPPRIRNASIFGKGRQRYETNAVVRYHCAPGFQQRFTPLIRCLSGGRWERPQVLCIPETGGPTQHPEVTSQTNSYSAAIEDEFEATKETPQFWDIKF